In the Paenibacillus sp. J23TS9 genome, GCGCCAACCACGTTGGCGTAATACCCTAGCGGCAAACGCAGAACCGAGCCCAGTACAACCGGAATCGCAGTCAGGATCGCGAGCCGATCCGCCGGGATGGAAATGTCTTCCCGAATAAACGGCAGCAGCGCGGAGATGATGACCCATACCATAAAGCCAAGCACCAAATTCATTGTTTGCAGCGGCAGCTGCATTTTTTTGATCATTCCAATCACCTTTTCTGAACGTAATGAATGGCAGTTTTGTTGATCCCCATCTCCTATTGTAAGTGACATCATTCACAAAGATAATAGGGAAGTTCCCTGAACCTCGTCAGGGAACTTCCCTATATCAAGCAGCAGGGACCTCTTCTATCCCTTAAGGGATACTAGAAATCCAGCAGTTTTTTCTTTAGCGCGTATTCCACCAGCTCCGGGCGGCTCTTCAGATTCAGCTTTTCCATAATCTTGGCCTTGTGAGCTTCTACCGTCTTAACCGATACAAACAGCTTTTCCGCGATTTCCTTGTTGCCATAGCCCTTGGCAATCAAGGGCAGGATCTCAACCTCACGTTTGGACAAGCTGTTAAACGGATCATTGTCCGCGCTCTCGCTGTCCTTTTTGATAAATTCCCTTACAAGCGAGGTCGCCATCTGTGGATGGATATAGGTACCTCCCTTATGTACCATACGGATGGCTGAGACCAGCTCTTCATCGGGCGCATTTTTGAGCACATAACCGGAAGCCCCATTTTTAAGCACATGAAACAGGTAATCATCATCATCGTACATCGTTAATATCAGTATTTTTGTTCCCGGAAAATCACTGCTGATCTTACCGGTGGCAATCAGGCCGCTTTCGCCAGGAGGCATACTGAGATCCATCAGCAGCACATCGGGTTGATGCTTCGCCACCATCATGTAAGCCTCAATGCCGTCGGCCGCCGTCGCGACGACCTCCATATCCTCCTGATAGTTCAGGATCATGGAGAAGCCGCTCCGGACCACCGCATGATCATCTGCTATGACAATTTTCATCGTACATCGGCCTCCCTCTTGTTATCCTGTGATAATGGAATGCGGAGCTCCACCGTTGTCCCCTCGCCGGGAGCGGAATTCAGCATAAACTGGCCGTCGACAAGCTCGGCGCGCTCACGCATTCCGTATAGGCCGAGACCGGTGCCTTTGGCTTCGTTGTAATTCATGTTAAAACCGGCCCCGTCATCCTTGACGGTCAGCTGAAGACTGCCGTTCTCTTCGCATAACCGGACATGTACCTCATCCGTGCCCGAATACTTCAGCGCATTCAGCACGGCTTCCTGGCACACGCGGTATACCACGGTTTCGATCTCGCTGCCATATCTGGCTGCAGACAGTTCTGCGGAGAAATCCACCAGGAGCCCGTAGTTTTTCCCGATCCATTTAAAATGTGAGCGAAACGCAGCCTCAAGTCCCAAATCATCTAATGAGGATGGCCGAAGCTCAACCGACAAATGACGGATATCATCGAGCAGCCGGGTCAAGGAGACCTCGGTCTGCTGCAGCTTCCTCATTACGTCTTCTTCTACATTCATATACTTAATGACGCGCAGATCAACAAGCGAGCTAAGCAGCTCCTGGGCCACACTGTCATGAAGCTCCCGGGATATTCGCTTTCGCTCATCCTCCTGCGCTTTTATAACGTATTTAAGCAAATTCGAGCGCTGAAGCATCTCCTGCGTCTTCTGCTGCTTCGTCAGATCCAGAAGCATCAACACCCGAATGCCCCGGTCCTCATCAATGGTATGATAGCTGGCTGCATAAGGAACAACCCCTTCGCCGCGAGTCTTGAGATAAACCTGAAACGAGGAAAAGTCCCCCTTCGGATAGTCCAAATAACATTTGGAGCAGGCCATCTGATCCTTTTCATCCGTGTAGCCCTTACAGGTTTGACAGAAGGAATCATCCACGCCGGCATGCATCCGCTCGATCACTTCGATGTCAAGAATGTCCTCCGCCGCCGGATTCATGGCGACCACACTGCCCTTTTCATCGATAAAAAAGATAGCTTCCATGCTGTTTACATACATTTTTCTGAGCAGATCGCTTAATTGCTCATCCGTCATTTGAATCAAGGCTGCGACACCTCCTTGGCGTAAAAAGCCCCAAAAGCTGTTCCGAGCCCATCTTGAAATATGTCAAAGGAAGCTTTATTCAACCGATTTTCCTCGCGGTATCCTACGAGCAGAACTCCCATAACACGACTACCATCCCACAGCGGCACAGCTCCAAGGCTTTTTAGCTGCTCCGCAACAATGATGGGGTAATTAAACAAATCCCGCGATTCAATATCCGTGTCCACATTTTGAATAAGCATCGGCTTACCCGTCTTAAATACAATCCCTGCGATTCCTTTCCCGGAATGGAGAACAATACGCTTGTAACGTTCATTGATATTTCCAGAAGCAAACTGCCAGGTTAATACGAATCGGTCCTCAGCCGGCTGCACCAATGCCATGGACACGAAGTCGAATTGAAACCGGTCCCGGAGCTCGTCAATTTCCTCTTGGTAATGAAAGATCGGCTGATTCATCATAGCGATAACTCCTCTGACGTAGAAAAGAAGGCTGTTCGCCTTCTCTCATCTACGATTCATATTTGCGGTGCTTTCTATACAGGATATATCTTCTGCCTGCATAATTCAACGGAACGCTCCACACATGCACCAGGCGGGTAAACGGCCACAGAGCGAAAATACCAAAACCCGCAAGCATATGAATTTTAAAAGACATCGGTACATTCTCCATCAGTGAAGCATCAGGCCGTAAAATAAACAGATCCCGGAACCAGACTGAAATGCTTTCCCGGTAATTGAAATCCGGCTGGATCGCATTGGAAACCAGCGTACTGTACATCCCCATGAATACAATAAACAGCAGAAGAACATTGACGATCATATCGGATGCGGTGCTGAGCTGGCGGACATTTTTAATCGTAAATCTACGGGAGGTGAGCAAAATCATACCCGCCAGCGTTAAGAAGCCGAACGCACTTCCGATATATACCGCCCCGATGTGATACATATGGTCACTGACCCCTACCGCCTCCATCCAGGATTCGGGAATGCCAAGGCCTGCCACATGACCGCCGATGACCGGTATGATGCCCAGATGGAACATCAGGCTGCCCAGCTTAAGCTTCTTTTTCTCAATAAACTCGCTGGATTTTGCCGTCCAGTTGAATTGATCTGTGCGGTAGCGGTATATATGGCCGACTATGAAGACAGCAACACAAACGTAGGGAAAGATGACCCACAGAAACTGATCAATCATGCTCATGCGCGGCAGCCTCCTGAATGATGCATGCTTTGAACGTCTCGCGGAGACCTTGAATGAGATGAAAATAAGGGCTTTTAAACTTTTCCAAAGCTTTCAGAAGATGATAGGTTCCGTCCTCCATGACCGCAATCATCAATTCCAGGCTTTCCGCTGCTTCTTTCTCATGTCCCCGCCACTGGGCAGCATACAAAAATTCACACATGAGGGGCAGGTAATCAGAGAGCTCCGAGCTCATGATATCCAGGCCGAACAGCTGATACGTCTCTTTAAGTCTGGCAAGCATCTGCCCACGTTCCCTGCCCTCCTCGAATTTAGAATATGTCATATATAAAGTAGACTTCTTCTGAAAATCAAAGGTCTGGACATACAGCTCCTCAATTTGTTCCATGCTGTATTCATGCATGAGTTCCCAGTAGGTTCGAATCGATGCATAGGCAGGATGGGAGGAGTCCAGCGACTCCTCCATGACTGACGGATGAAAATCCAGCTTTTCCGGATAGGTGAGCATCTGGGCAAAAAATCCGAACACATCTTTATATTCATGCAGCTTTCCGAAATTAATCACGCCAGATCCCCCCATAGAAGTTTTCTTCGTACAGTTCTTTGCCGCTCTTGCCCTGCGGGCTTGCCGGCCCACAGCCGCTGCAGCTTGACCCGAAGCCTTCCGAGCCTTGGGAACGGTAAACATCCATATGGCTTTCTTTATGTGAAGTAGGGACCACAAACCGGTCGTCGTATTTCGCAATCGCGAGAAGCCGGTACATCTGTTTCATTTGATGGGTGGTCAGACCGACCCGCGCGAGCCGCGACTCATCAAATTCTGTACCTGATGACTCGGCACGCATATAAGAGCGCATCATGGCCATTTTTTGCAGGGCTTCCTTCACGGTAACGGTATCACCTGCCGTCAGCAGATTCGCCAAGTACTGGATCGGGGTGCGCATCTCTTCAATAGCCGGGAAAATCATGTCCGGGTTCTCGATCGAATCCCGGCCCTCAAAGTAGTTCATGATCGGACTGAGCGGCGGAACATACCATACCATGGGCAAAGTCCGGTACTCGGGGTGGAGCGGGAAGGCAAGCTTGTATTCGATGGCCAGTTTATATACCGGCGAATTTTGAGCTGCCTCAATCCATTCCTCCGTCAGACCGTCCTTGCGGGCCTGTTCAATAACCGCTGGATCATTTGGATCTAGGAACAAGCTGCACTGCGCCTCATATAAATCCTTTTCATCCGGTGTGGATGCAGCTTCCTGCACCCGGTCAGCATCATACAGCATAACGCCTAAATACCGGATGCGGCCCGTGCAGGTTTCTGAACATACCGTTGGCAGTCCTGCCTCAATTCTGGGGAAACAGAAGGTACATTTCTCGGCCTTGTTCGTTTTCCAGTTGAAATATACCTTTTTGTAAGGGCAGCCTGTCATACAATACCGCCAGCCGCGGCAGGCCTCCTGGTCCACCAGTACAATGCCGTCCTCGTCCCGCTTATACATGGCTCCGGAAGGACATGATGCCACGCAGCTAGGATTAAGGCAGTGCTCGCACAGGCGGGGCAGGTACATCATGAATGCCTGTTCGAAGTTAAACTGAATTTCTTCTTCGATCTTCTCTATATTAGGATCCTTGGGTCCGGTCACATGCGCGCCAGCCAGATCATCTTCCCAGTTCGGTCCCCATTCCAGATTCATCTTGTCACCGGTCACGGCAGAATGTGGACGGGCGACCGGCTGATGCTTCTTCTCCCCGGAATTCGTCAGATGTTCATAGTTATATGTCCATGGCTCATAGTAATCTTTCATTTCAGGCATATCGGGATTGTAAAAGATTTTGCCGAGCGCGATTTTGGACAGCCTGCTGCCGGATTTCAGCTGCAGCTTACCCTTTTTCAGCATCCAGCCTCCCTTGTACTTCTCCTGATCCTCCCACCGGACGGGATAGCCGATGCCCGGTTTCGTTTCTACGTTATTGAACCACATATATTCAGCCCCCGGACGGTTCGTCCAGGTGCTCTTGCAGGTCACGCTGCAGGTGTGGCAGCCAATGCATTTATCCAGATTCATGACCATGGCGACTTGTGCTTTAATCTTCAAGCCAATCCACCTCTTTCATTTTGCGGACAGCCACGTACACATCCCGTTGATTTCCGATCGGTCCATAGTAGTTAAACCCATAGCTAAGCTGAGCATATCCCCCGACCATCTGGGTCGGTTTTACATGTATTCTCGTCGGCGCATTGTGGCTGCCGCCGCGATCCTTCGTGATCTCGGAGCCCGGAACATTGATATGCTTATCTTGAGCATGGTACATATACATCGTCCCTTTAGGCATCCGGTGGCTGACAACAGCCCGGGCGGTAACAACGCCATTGCGGTTGTATACTTCCAGCCAGTCGTTGTCCTGAATATCGTTCGCCGCCGCGTCATCATTGTTCAGCCATACAGTCGGACCACCGCGGAACAACGTCAGCATGTGCAGATTATCCTGGTAGGTGCTGTGGATGTTCCACTTGCCGTGCGGCGTCAGGTAACGGAGCACAAGCGTATCCTTGCCCCCGGTAATCTGCTTGTCGCGTGGACCGAACACCATGGGCGGAAGCGTTGGTTTATATACCGGAAGTGCTTCCCCGAACTGCAGGAAAATTTCATGATCGATATAAAAATGCTGTCTGCCGGTCAGTGTGCGGAAAGGCACCAGACGCTCAATATTCGTCGTGAACGGTGAATATCGTCTTCCCATTTTGTTCGATCCGCTGAATACCGGCGTTGGAATGACTTCACGCGGCTGGGCTGTAATGCTTTGAAATGTAATGCGCTCAGCTGCGCGGTCTGCAGAGATATCCTTCAATGCAACCCCAGTATCCTGCTCCGCAGATTCCCATGCACGCTGCGAAACTTTACCATTCGTGGCCGAAGATATATTCAAAATGGCATCTGCCGCATTCCTGGCGGTATGAAGCTTAGGCAGACCATTTTTGATCGTGTCATCATAATAGGTGCCGTTCATGCGTTTTAGCTCTTCATACTCCTCGGCAACCGAGAAGCTGACGCCATGCGCCCCCACTTTACCAGTAGCCAGGTTCGGGCCGAGCGTAACGAATTTGTCGTAGATTTTCGTGTAGTCCCGCTCCACCACCGTCAGGTTGGGCATTGTTTTACCAGGAATGGCTTCAATCTCGCCCTTGCGCCAATCCTTTACTTCTCCGTAAGGCTGGGCAATCTCGTTAATAGAGTCATGGGCCAGCGGTGTGGTCACAAGATCTTTGTACACGCCGGGCAGATGTGTTTTAGCCATTTCCGAGAAGCTCTGGGCAATCGTTCTGTAAATATCCCAGTCCGAGCGTGATTCCCAGAGCGGATCCACTGCCGGATTAAATGGATGCACGAAAGGATGCATATCCGT is a window encoding:
- a CDS encoding GAF domain-containing protein; amino-acid sequence: MMNQPIFHYQEEIDELRDRFQFDFVSMALVQPAEDRFVLTWQFASGNINERYKRIVLHSGKGIAGIVFKTGKPMLIQNVDTDIESRDLFNYPIIVAEQLKSLGAVPLWDGSRVMGVLLVGYREENRLNKASFDIFQDGLGTAFGAFYAKEVSQP
- a CDS encoding sensor histidine kinase; protein product: MIQMTDEQLSDLLRKMYVNSMEAIFFIDEKGSVVAMNPAAEDILDIEVIERMHAGVDDSFCQTCKGYTDEKDQMACSKCYLDYPKGDFSSFQVYLKTRGEGVVPYAASYHTIDEDRGIRVLMLLDLTKQQKTQEMLQRSNLLKYVIKAQEDERKRISRELHDSVAQELLSSLVDLRVIKYMNVEEDVMRKLQQTEVSLTRLLDDIRHLSVELRPSSLDDLGLEAAFRSHFKWIGKNYGLLVDFSAELSAARYGSEIETVVYRVCQEAVLNALKYSGTDEVHVRLCEENGSLQLTVKDDGAGFNMNYNEAKGTGLGLYGMRERAELVDGQFMLNSAPGEGTTVELRIPLSQDNKREADVR
- a CDS encoding response regulator transcription factor; its protein translation is MKIVIADDHAVVRSGFSMILNYQEDMEVVATAADGIEAYMMVAKHQPDVLLMDLSMPPGESGLIATGKISSDFPGTKILILTMYDDDDYLFHVLKNGASGYVLKNAPDEELVSAIRMVHKGGTYIHPQMATSLVREFIKKDSESADNDPFNSLSKREVEILPLIAKGYGNKEIAEKLFVSVKTVEAHKAKIMEKLNLKSRPELVEYALKKKLLDF
- the narJ gene encoding nitrate reductase molybdenum cofactor assembly chaperone gives rise to the protein MINFGKLHEYKDVFGFFAQMLTYPEKLDFHPSVMEESLDSSHPAYASIRTYWELMHEYSMEQIEELYVQTFDFQKKSTLYMTYSKFEEGRERGQMLARLKETYQLFGLDIMSSELSDYLPLMCEFLYAAQWRGHEKEAAESLELMIAVMEDGTYHLLKALEKFKSPYFHLIQGLRETFKACIIQEAAAHEHD
- the narH gene encoding nitrate reductase subunit beta, with the translated sequence MKIKAQVAMVMNLDKCIGCHTCSVTCKSTWTNRPGAEYMWFNNVETKPGIGYPVRWEDQEKYKGGWMLKKGKLQLKSGSRLSKIALGKIFYNPDMPEMKDYYEPWTYNYEHLTNSGEKKHQPVARPHSAVTGDKMNLEWGPNWEDDLAGAHVTGPKDPNIEKIEEEIQFNFEQAFMMYLPRLCEHCLNPSCVASCPSGAMYKRDEDGIVLVDQEACRGWRYCMTGCPYKKVYFNWKTNKAEKCTFCFPRIEAGLPTVCSETCTGRIRYLGVMLYDADRVQEAASTPDEKDLYEAQCSLFLDPNDPAVIEQARKDGLTEEWIEAAQNSPVYKLAIEYKLAFPLHPEYRTLPMVWYVPPLSPIMNYFEGRDSIENPDMIFPAIEEMRTPIQYLANLLTAGDTVTVKEALQKMAMMRSYMRAESSGTEFDESRLARVGLTTHQMKQMYRLLAIAKYDDRFVVPTSHKESHMDVYRSQGSEGFGSSCSGCGPASPQGKSGKELYEENFYGGIWRD
- the narI gene encoding respiratory nitrate reductase subunit gamma; the protein is MSMIDQFLWVIFPYVCVAVFIVGHIYRYRTDQFNWTAKSSEFIEKKKLKLGSLMFHLGIIPVIGGHVAGLGIPESWMEAVGVSDHMYHIGAVYIGSAFGFLTLAGMILLTSRRFTIKNVRQLSTASDMIVNVLLLFIVFMGMYSTLVSNAIQPDFNYRESISVWFRDLFILRPDASLMENVPMSFKIHMLAGFGIFALWPFTRLVHVWSVPLNYAGRRYILYRKHRKYES